The following proteins are co-located in the Megalobrama amblycephala isolate DHTTF-2021 linkage group LG12, ASM1881202v1, whole genome shotgun sequence genome:
- the znf692 gene encoding zinc finger protein 692, producing the protein MSSSTNTLRSQRRRELDARRSKSRVRLGSCLQSWGQLKDKLGFSLHSELAQHLLESYDSRVCIKCSGKGEITNSLSTTKESLQELILLVHNHGQTCLFPPVLLSQTVTKPTEKGQSAQATGRREAETDFKDSSEVDVCLKYTCEDGHHFLWSPNKMEKVMTSKNEGEITASSPKRLKQRGRKQLKEPDTEIERQEVMTRLKTRRQLRENAEVTTNDTEQENKTRSETFGDNKNAAVTVTETQKGNNVAADFSHSELGSTADNDEMTGDDLASVCIENQSPPDSNEEAAVLNLTTSGIQSTADPTEKHNANKKARTTKNNSPQSLKDDVSQIGGKRKRKSTSKVILPCEFEGCDKIFSSRQYLNHHVKYQHLQQKTFTCSHPPCNKSFNFKKHLKEHEKLHSNQRDYICEFCARAFRTSSNLIIHRRIHTGEKPLQCEVCGFTCRQKASLNWHMRKHNAESNYQFPCEICGRRFEKRDNVTAHRSKSHPDYNTPTPELSLPLPPSDPVPHPSGQRRSSPSASKNHTAVE; encoded by the exons ATGTCGTCCTCTACCAATACTCTGCGCAGTCAGCGGCGCAGGGAGCTGGATGCGCGCAGGAGTAAGTCTCGCGTGCGGCTGGGCTCGTGTCTGCAGAGCTGGGGTCAGCTCAAAGATAAACTGGGCTTCTCTCTTCACTCAGAGCTCGCTCAGCATCTGCTGGAGAG CTATGATTCAAGAGTCTGTATCAAGTGCTCAG GGAAAGGAGAGATCACAAACAGCCTATCAACTACCAAGGAATCTTTGCAGGAACTTATCCTGCTGGTCCACAACCATGGGCAGACATGCCTTTTCCCCCCTGTCCTGCTTTCTCAGACTGTCACAAAACCAACAGAGAAAGGTCAGAGTGCTCAGGCAACAGGGAGAAGAGAGGCTGAAACTGATTTCAAGGACTCATCTGAGGTGGACGTGTGTCTTAAGTACACCTGTGAAGACGGGCATCACTTTTTGTGGTCTCCTAATAAGATGGAGAAGGTAATGACATCTAAAAATGAAGGTGAAATAACTGCATCTAGCCCAAAGAGACTCAAACAACGAGGCAGGAAGCAGCTGAAGGAGCCAGATACAGAGATAGAAAGACAAGAGGTGATGACTAGATTAAAAACCAGACGGCAACTCCGAGAAAACGCTGAAGTTACCACAAATGACACTGAACAGGAAAACAAGACAAGGTCTGAAACGTTCGGAGACAACAAGAATGCAG CTGTTACAGTGACTGAGACACAGAAAGGAAATAATGTGGCAGCTGACTTTTCACATTCAGAACTTGG ATCTACAGCAGACAATGATGAGATGACTGGAGATGATCTTGCCAGCGTGTGCATTGAAAACCAAAGCCCCCCTGATAG CAATGAGGAAGCTGCAGTGCTGAATTTAACCACTAGCGGGATTCAGAGTACAGCAGATCCTACTGAGAAACACAATGCCAACAAAAAGGCACGAACAACTAAAAATAACAG TCCACAGTCTTTGAAAGATGACGTATCCCAGATTGGTGGCAAGAGAAAACG AAAATCAACATCCAAAGTGATTTTGCCTTGTGAGTTTGAAGGCTGTGATAAGATTTTCTCGAGTCGGCAGTATCTCAAT CATCATGTCAAGTACCAGCATCTCCAGCAGAAAACTTTCACCTGCTCGCACCCCCCCTGCAACAAGTCATTCAACTTCAAGAAGCATCTGAAGGAGCATGAAAAGTTGCACAGTA ATCAGAGAGACTATATCTGTGAGTTCTGTGCCCGGGCGTTCCGAACCAGCAGTAACCTGATCATCCACCGCAGGATACACACCGGAGAGAAACCACTGCA gtGTGAGGTTTGTGGCTTTACCTGTAGACAGAAAGCCTCTCTGAATTGGCATATGCGGAAACACAATGCTGAGAGTAACTACCAGTTCCCCTGTGAGATCTGCGGTCGTCGCTTCGAAAAGAGAGACAATGTCACGGCTCACCGTAGCAAGAGCCACCCAGACTATAATACACCCACTCCTGAACTATCTCTTCCCCTTCCTCCTTCTGACCCGGTCCCGCATCCCTCGGGGCAGCGCAGATCTTCCCCTTCTGCTTCTAAAAATCACACTGCTGTAGAATAA